A single window of Plasmodium reichenowi strain SY57 chromosome 12, whole genome shotgun sequence DNA harbors:
- a CDS encoding perforin-like protein 2, which yields MNILLKFHLSYIFFFVHFIVINIKCKEINNNLVHDEKDSINNLEEHSPFHILKKKNSNNIENHSSKINNIFKNHYSYSYSLLDNSLYDNKYESDFFPQKKNNKINEEKYKGKHGTNFAIINEHMNEIHNDIVGQDEILSNELDTKKDIIKEEHVKNKKIKNHSFYMNKGNEKKNFVHNTFPENKENNKNKRNSKFIEENDLNSSGENYFENDKFNEIEYPIKNKDIDEYEEGIHRNHKEEDNKNITYHSNGEDSIKSLNFIKYMNMDKEKKEKRKSYKRKKKENDNNYNYNINDSDLINVLKKGDYSPDCDTCNKNINDNMNKGRGTRRRMYDRNYYKDFNLRDALPISKTHYSMLLKSDDNTIIKEKNENDVDNVITKEKRKENLKEVYNDKKNNYLSLKYLGLGYDIVMGNPEGDPTLNVDPGFRGPVLQINLKEVSLNSYDNHKNDDNHMSDDNHMSDDNHKNNDNHMNDEDHNVDNYADGDKRSKERQSKVQTNNESMRPWVIPEHSCSQSKNVEEIRNLEQYKLELLSDVKVSTPSIFPYSFSASAEFKNALKKLKVQNNVIFLMKIYCLRYYTGIPITTRSYKFSENFKNALSKLPKYFDGLREDSKCSYEYYINKLNSPECEENVNKWMLFFKLHGTHVAYEIYLGGKIIIKININKEEYNKMKENNINVKTFFNIYFHKMGLSSAFQKEAQKILNKFRISKHIAILGGNPGLNVNNTTFFQKWVHSINTNSMPIRTKLLPFSFFMDDNNMIQAYKDALIFYGLTYGLQLFDQEKYNHNIISVGEYLEKCTQKLYAGPPPGLLTCPIGTTILMGFSINLDFYKNKYLSSTNGITLCEPMKESCSGNGFEKNYSDIRIFALCTNKPFDFITQVVQQGEAPKISASCPGELVILFGFALMKGIGSSSANKIDIYPCRTGQNSCEAVLQNNKFKQSMIYLACVDKTTNGLEYLQTYSKTKNLGDVISDKYKSDGYLNFSCPQNNTLVFGFSLEFHTNFQATRNNFLNCSKYTNICEISGIGINTHLSFFRSDKHSLAIIALCRSHGTNNLFE from the coding sequence atgaaTATACTCCTCAAATTTCATCTTTCCtacatatttttctttgtGCATTTCATTgtaattaatataaaatgtaaggaaataaataataatttggTCCATGATGAAAAAGATAGCATAAATAACCTGGAAGAGCATAGCCCCTTccatattttaaaaaaaaaaaacagtAACAATATAGAGAATCATTCTagtaaaataaataatatatttaaaaatcATTATAGTTATAGTTACAGTTTATTAgataattctttatatgataataaatatgaatcagatttttttcctcaaaaaaaaaataataaaattaatgaaGAAAAGTATAAGGGAAAGCATGGCACAAATTTTGCTATTATAAATGAACATATGAATGAGATACATAATGATATTGTGGGACAAGATGAAATACTATCTAACGAATTGGATACAAAgaaagatataataaaagagGAACATgtcaaaaataaaaaaattaagaatcattcattttatatgaataaaggaaatgaaaaaaaaaattttgtaCATAATACTTTTCcagaaaataaagaaaataataaaaataaaaggaatTCGAAATTTATTGAAGAAAACGACCTGAACAGTTCAGGTGAGAATTACTTTGAGAATGATAAATTTAATGAAATAGAGTATccaataaaaaataaagatattgATGAATATGAGGAAGGAATTCATCGAAACCATAAGGAAGaggataataaaaatataacatatcATAGTAATGGGGAGGATAGTATTAAGAgtttaaattttataaaatatatgaatatggataaagaaaaaaaagaaaagagaaaaagttataaaagaaaaaaaaaagaaaatgataacaattacaattataatataaatgattcAGATCTCAttaatgttttaaaaaaaggagATTATAGTCCAGATTGTGACAcatgtaataaaaatataaatgacAATATGAATAAAGGAAGGGGCACACGAAGAAGAATGTATGACAGGAACTATTATAAGGATTTTAATTTAAGGGATGCATTACCCATAAGTAAAACACACTATAGTatgttattaaaaagtgatgataatactattattaaagaaaaaaatgaaaatgatgTAGATAATGTTATAACAAAagagaaaagaaaagaaaacTTAAAAGAGgtttataatgataaaaagaataacTATTTGTCTCTTAAGTATTTAGGTTTAGGATATGATATAGTTATGGGTAATCCTGAAGGAGATCCTACATTGAACGTGGACCCTGGTTTTAGGGGACCTGtattacaaataaatttaaaagaagTAAGTTTAAATAGTTATgataatcataaaaatgatgataatcatatgagtgatgataatcatatgagtgatgataatcataaaaataatgataatcaTATGAATGATGAAGACCATAATGTTGATAATTATGCTGATGGTGATAAACGTTCAAAGGAAAGACAAAGTAAGGTTCAAACAAATAATGAGTCGATGAGGCCATGGGTTATACCTGAACACTCCTGTAGTCAATCAAAAAATGTTGAAGAAATTAGAAATTTGGAACAATACAAATTAGAATTATTATCAGACGTAAAGGTTAGTACTCCCTCTATTTTCCCATATTCCTTTTCTGCATCTGCTGAATTTAAGAATgctttaaaaaaattaaaagtaCAAAAcaatgtaatatttttgatgaaaatatattgcTTAAGATATTACACAGGTATACCAATAACAACAAGAAGTTATAAGTTTAGTGAGAATTTCAAAAATGCTTTAAGTAAATTAccaaaatattttgatgGGTTAAGAGAAGATAGTAAATGTAgttatgaatattatattaataaattgaATAGTCCTGAATGTGAAGAAAATGTAAACAAGTGgatgttattttttaaattacaTGGTACACATGTTGcatatgaaatatatttaggTGGTAAGATAATCAtcaaaattaatattaataaagaagaatataataaaatgaaagaaaataatataaatgtaaaaacgttttttaatatatattttcataagATGGGATTATCAAGCGCTTTTCAAAAAGAAGcacaaaaaatattaaataaatttagAATATCAAAACATATAGCTATATTAGGTGGGAATCCTGGattaaatgtaaataatacaactttttttcaaaaatgGGTTCATTCAATTAATACTAATTCTATGCCTATAAgaacaaaattattaccATTCAGTTTTTTTATggatgataataatatgatacAAGCATATAAAGATGCTCTAATATTTTATGGATTAACATATGGATTACAACTATTTGATcaagaaaaatataatcataatattatatcgGTTGGAGAATATCTAGAAAAATGTAcacaaaaattatatgcTGGTCCACCACCTGGGTTATTAACATGTCCTATAGGAACAACCATATTAATGGGATTTTCCATAAATTTagatttttataaaaataaatatttaagtAGTACAAACGGTATTACTCTTTGTGAACCCATGAAAGAATCATGTAGTGGTAATGgatttgaaaaaaattattctGATATTCGTATATTTGCTTTATGCACAAATAAACCTTTCGATTTTATTACTCAAGTAGTACAACAAGGAGAAGCACCTAAAATATCAGCTAGCTGTCCAGGTGAATTAGTAATACTTTTTGGATTCGCATTAATGAAAGGAATAGGATCATCATCAGcaaataaaatagatatatatcCATGTCGTACAGGACAAAATTCTTGTGAAGCTgttttacaaaataataaatttaaacaAAGTATGATATATCTTGCATGTGTTGATAAAACAACCAATGGTTTAGAATATTTACAAACATATAGTAAAACCAAAAATCTAGGTGATGTTATATctgataaatataaatcgGATGGTTATCTTAACTTTTCATGTCCTCAAAATAATACTCTAGTATTCGGATTCTCTTTAGAATTTCATACAAATTTTCAAGCAACCAGAAATAATTTCTTAAATTGTTCCAAATATACAAACATCTGTGAAATATCTGGTATAGGAATAAATACTCATTTATCTTTCTTCAGATCTGACAAACACTCCTTAGCAATCATAGCCTTATGTCGATCCCATGGGACAAACAATTTGTTCGAATGA